The following coding sequences lie in one Deinococcota bacterium genomic window:
- the proB gene encoding glutamate 5-kinase, translating to MSARWQRVVVKVGSSSVTDAAGRIEPAKMWAIARGAQVLSARFNAKVVLVSSGAGAAGRERLGLSLPLTLPHKQAAAAVGQALLMLDWARAFAPLPVAQLLLTAADIQDRRRYVNARNALESSLSLGAVPVINENDSVATSEIRFGDNDTLSAWTAYLMDANALLILTDVNGLYDADPRTCPAAKRIPVVANVTAVSHLAAGAGSGRGTGGMVTKLAAAKIAAEAGIETVILSGGGAGLEALARGEDVGTRFLAQTRAPARKAWLAQQPTKGSITIDEGAAGALRAGRSLLPSGILGVAGDFDFGDAVAVTLGETLVGRGLSNYAAVDVARIRGIKTAEIAARLGYKDFDEVIHRDNLVLMGPG from the coding sequence ATGAGCGCGCGCTGGCAGCGCGTCGTCGTCAAGGTCGGCTCGAGCTCGGTAACCGACGCCGCGGGCCGCATCGAGCCCGCCAAGATGTGGGCCATCGCCCGCGGCGCGCAGGTCCTCTCGGCGCGCTTTAACGCCAAGGTGGTGCTGGTGTCCTCGGGTGCGGGCGCGGCGGGCCGCGAGCGGCTGGGGCTCAGCCTGCCGCTCACGCTGCCGCACAAACAGGCCGCCGCCGCGGTCGGCCAGGCGCTCCTCATGCTCGACTGGGCGCGCGCCTTTGCGCCCTTGCCCGTCGCGCAGCTTCTCCTGACCGCCGCGGACATCCAGGACCGGCGGCGCTACGTCAACGCTAGGAACGCGCTCGAGAGCAGCCTCAGCCTCGGCGCGGTGCCGGTCATCAACGAAAACGACTCGGTAGCGACCAGTGAAATTCGCTTCGGCGACAACGATACCCTCTCGGCCTGGACGGCCTATCTCATGGACGCCAACGCGCTGCTCATCCTCACCGACGTGAACGGACTCTATGACGCCGACCCGCGCACCTGCCCCGCCGCCAAGCGCATCCCGGTCGTCGCCAACGTGACGGCGGTGAGCCACTTAGCGGCAGGTGCGGGCAGCGGGCGCGGCACCGGCGGCATGGTGACCAAGCTGGCGGCCGCCAAGATCGCCGCCGAGGCGGGCATCGAGACCGTCATCCTCTCGGGCGGCGGGGCGGGGCTAGAGGCCTTGGCACGGGGCGAGGACGTGGGCACCCGCTTTCTGGCCCAGACGCGCGCTCCGGCCCGCAAGGCCTGGCTCGCCCAGCAGCCCACCAAGGGCAGCATCACCATAGACGAGGGTGCGGCGGGGGCGCTGAGGGCAGGCCGCAGCCTCCTGCCGAGCGGCATCTTGGGGGTGGCGGGCGACTTCGACTTCGGCGACGCGGTGGCGGTGACGCTGGGGGAAACGCTCGTCGGCCGGGGGCTGTCGAACTACGCCGCAGTGGACGTCGCACGCATCCGCGGCATCAAGACGGCTGAGATCGCCGCAAGGCTCGGCTACAAGGATTTCGACGAGGTCATCCACCGTGACAACCTCGTCCTTATGGGTCCCGGCTAG